A region of Emys orbicularis isolate rEmyOrb1 chromosome 20, rEmyOrb1.hap1, whole genome shotgun sequence DNA encodes the following proteins:
- the LOC135892210 gene encoding trypsin-3-like → MELLIIAMLVVGAAAASDTEGIRVIGGRNCLFGSRPYQVALLRNGRIYCGGSLIAPKWVLTAAHCSRRISNVQVHLGDYNLWAKEGTEQIRRIRNFFVHPWYNLCPRDNDFMLLELDEPAQLNNYVNTINLATRCPSPGTRCSVSGWGTTKTPQKRFPAIMQCADVYSVSQDSCQESYWGKITENMLCAGVEQGGIGTCQGDSGGPLVCNGQLQGVVSWGKSVCALPGQPGVYANVCKAAQWVRSTIRRRLARSD, encoded by the exons CCTCAGACACAGAGGGAATCCGGGTCATTGGGGGGAGAAATTGCCTCTTCGGCTCGCGGCCCTACCAGGTGGCTCTCCTGAGGAACGGCCGCATCTACTGTGGCGGGAGCCTGATAGCCCCGAAGTGGGTGCTAACTGCTGCACACTGCAGCAGACGGATCAG CAACGTGCAGGTGCATCTGGGGGATTATAATCTCTGGGCGAAGGAAGGCACAGAACAGATACGAAGAATCCGCAACTTCTTCGTGCACCCCTGGTATAACCTTTGTCCTCGTGACAACGACTTCATGCTTCTGGAGTTGGATGAGCCCGCTCAACTCAACAACTACGTGAACACAATCAACCTGGCTACCCGTTGTCCCTCTCCTGGAACACGATGCAGTGTGTCGGGATGGGGCACCACCAAGACCCCCCAAA AGCGGTTCCCAGCCATCATGCAGTGTGCAGATGTCTATAGCGTCAGCCAGGACAGCTGCCAGGAAAGTTACTGGGGCAAGATCACGGAGAATATGCTGTGTGCTGGCGTGGAACAGGGCGGCATAGGTACATGCCAG GGTGATTCAGGAGGCCCACTGGTCTGCAATGGGCAGCTGCAGGGCGTGGTCTCCTGGGGGAAGTCTGTCTGTGCCCTGCCGGGACAGCCTGGGGTCTACGCCAATGTCTGCAAAGCTGCCCAGTGGGTGAGGAGCACCATAAGGAGGAGGCTCGCCAGATCGGACTGA